One genomic region from Mangifera indica cultivar Alphonso chromosome 17, CATAS_Mindica_2.1, whole genome shotgun sequence encodes:
- the LOC123200298 gene encoding calcium-transporting ATPase 8, plasma membrane-type-like isoform X3, translating to MDNIVRESSTDMEAATCFSDEDKNPFIITRTKDATIERLRRWRQAALVLNASRRFRYTLDLKKEEEKKESLRKIRAHVEALRAAFRFKEGVLPGNGESPQFSLVPNGDFPIGQEQLTSLTRDHNISALQQCGGVKGLSDLLKTNLEKGINGDDADLLKRRNVFGSNTYPKKKGRSFWMFLWDAWQDLTLIILMVAAVASLALGIKTEGIKEGWYDGASIGFAVILVIVVTAISDYRQSLQFQNLNEEKQNIHMEVIRGSRRIEASIYDIVVGDVVPLNIGDQVPADGIVISAHSFYIDESSMTGESKIVHKDSKDPFLMSGCKVADGNGVMLVTSVGTNTEWGMLMASISEDTGEETPLQVRLNGVATFIGIVGLTVAFIVLVVLLARYFSGHTKNEGGITQFKAGRTSVGDAADGAIKILTIAVTIVVVAVPEGLPLAVTLTLAYSMRKMMADKALVRRLSACETMGSATTICSDKTGTLTLNQMTVVEAYVGEKKIDSLDGNQLPPMLTSLLIEGIAQNTTGSIYVPAQGDADVEVSGSPTERAILYWGIKLGMNFEAVRSESSVIHVFPFNSQRKRGGVALQLPNSEVHIHWKGAAEIVLASCTQYIDSNDCLVAMDEEKVNFFKNAIEDMASRSLRCVAIAYTKYDRQSVPVDEEQLSQWVLPEDDLVLLAIVGLKDPCRPNVKDAVQLCQIAGVKVRMVTGDNIKTARAIALECGILTSEMDATEPNIIEGKYFRALSVAQREEIAEKISVMGRSSPSDKLLLVQALRKRGHVVAVTGDGTNDAPALHEADIGLAMGIQGTEVAKESADIIILDDNFASVVKVVRWGRSVYANIQKFIQFQLTVNAAALIINFVAAVSSGDVPLNAVQLLWVNLIMDTLGALALATEPPTDHLMQRPPVGRREPLITNIMWRNLIIQAIYQLSVLLVLNFEGKNLLNLEGDDRNHANKVKNTLIFNSFVLCQIFNEFNARKPDEKNIFRGITKNHIFMGIVTLTIVLQIIIIEFLGKFAKTVKLNWKQWVISVVIGLISWPLAFIGKFIPVPDTPISNLFKRRRIPRNSQSIN from the exons ATGGATAACATAGTAAGGGAATCGTCTACTGACATGGAGGCAGCTACGTGTTTCTCTGATGAAGACAAAAATCCTTTCATCATCACTAGAACTAAGGACGCTACCATCGAACGGCTCAGGCGTTGGAGA CAAGCAGCCCTTGTGTTAAATGCCTCTCGTCGATTCCGGTACACATTGGATCTTAAGAAggaagaggagaagaaagaatCATTGAGGAAAATTAGAGCACATGTGGAAGCCTTACGA GCTGCATTTCGCTTCAAAGAAGGTGTTCTACCAGGCAATG GTGAATCACCGCAATTTTCTTTAGTTCCTAATGGTGATTTTCCAATTGGGCAAGAACAACTTACTTCATTGACAAGGGATCATAATATTTCGGCCCTACAGCAATGCGGGGGG GTTAAAGGGCTATCTGAtttgttaaaaacaaatttagagAAGGGAATTAATGGTGATGATGCAGACTTGCTGAAACGAAGGAATGTATTTGGATCAAACACTTATCCCAAGAAAAAGGGAAGAAGTTTTTGg ATGTTCCTCTGGGATGCATGGCAAGATCTGACTTTGATCATATTGATGGTAGCTGCGGTGGCTTCTTTGGCACTTGGCATAAAGACAGAG GGTATTAAGGAAGGATGGTATGATGGAGCGAGCATTGGCTTTGCAGTTATTCTAGTTATTGTTGTGACAG CTATAAGTGATTATCGACAATCTCTTCAATTCCAAAACCTTAATGAGGAGAAGCAAAACATACATATGGAG GTCATTAGAGGCAGTAGAAGAATAGAAGCCTCAATATATGATATCGTTGTTGGTGATGTTGTGCCCCTCAACATTGGTGATCAG GTCCCTGCTGATGGAATTGTAATTTCTGCTCACTCGTTTTACATTGATGAATCTAGCATGACTGGAGAGAGCAAGATT GTTCACAAGGACTCGAAGGATCCATTTCTGATGTCTGGCTGCAAGGTTGCAGATGGCAATGGTGTCATGCTT GTAACCAGTGTTGGGACTAATACTGAATGGGGAATGCTCATGGCTAGCATTTCAGAGGACACTGGTGAAGAAACACCTCTGCAG GTACGCCTAAATGGGGTTGCAACTTTTATTGGGATTGTTGGGCTCACAGTGGCTTTCATAGTCTTGGTTGTCCTTTTAGCTAG ATACTTTTCTGGCCATACCAAAAATGAAGGTGGAATCACTCAGTTTAAAGCAGGAAGGACCAGTGTTGGTGATGCAGCAGATGGAGCCATTAAAATTTTGACTATTGCC GTGACTATTGTTGTAGTTGCAGTTCCTGAAGGGCTTCCCCTGGCTGTTACCTTAAC ACTTGCCTATTCAATGAGGAAAATGATGGCAGACAAAGCGCTG GTGAGAAGGCTTTCTGCCTGTGAGACAATGGGCTCAGCCACAACTATTTGCAGTGATAAGACCGGAACTCTAACTTTGAATCAG ATGACAGTTGTTGAAGCTTATGTTGGTGAGAAGAAAATCGATTCTCTGGATGGCAATCAGTTGCCTCCTATGCTGACCTCATTACTTATTGAAGGCATTGCACAAAATACAACTGGCAGTATCTATGTGCCTGCA CAGGGTGATGCAGATGTAGAGGTTTCTGGATCACCAACAGAAAGAGCAATTCTTTATTGGGGAATTAAG CTTGGGATGAACTTTGAAGCTGTTAGATCTGAGTCTTCTGTTATTCATGTTTTCCCATTCAACTCTCAGAGAAAACGGGGTGGAGTTGCATTGCAATTG CCTAATTCTGAAGTTCACATACACTGGAAAGGAGCTGCTGAAATAGTTTTGGCCTCGTGCACTCAGTACATTGACTCAAATGATTGTTTGGTAGCCATGGATGAAGAAAAG GTGAACTTTTTTAAGAATGCTATTGAAGATATGGCTTCTCGTAGTTTACGTTGTGTTGCAATTGCGTATACAAAATATGATAGACAAAGTGTTCCAGTGGATGAGGAGCAACTTTCTCAGTGGGTATTGCCGGAAGATGACCTTGTTTTGCTGGCTATTGTGGGTTTAAAG GATCCATGTCGTCCCAATGTCAAAGATGCAGTGCAACTATGCCAGATTGCTGGCGtaaag GTGCGCATGGTGACAGGTGATAATATTAAAACTGCAAGAGCAATTGCTTTGGAAtgtggaatattaacttcagaGATGGATGCTACCGAACCTAATATTATTGAGGGAAAATATTTTCGTGCCTTGTCAGTTGcacaaagagaagaaattgCTGAGAAGATTTCA GTAATGGGACGTTCTTCTCCCAGTGATAAACTACTACTTGTGCAAGCATTGAGAAAGAGGGGACATGTTGTTGCTGTAACTGGAGATGGTACTAATGATGCTCCTGCACTACATGAG GCAGATATCGGTCTTGCAATGGGTATTCAAGGGACAGAAGTCGCCAAGGAGAGCGCAGATATCATTATCTTGGATGATAATTTTGCTTCAGTTGTGAAG GTCGTGAGATGGGGCCGGTCAGTCTATGCAAATATCCAGAAATTCATCCAGTTTCAGCTTACTGTTAATGCCGCAgctcttattattaatttcgtGGCTGCAGTTTCCTCAGGTGATGTTCCCCTAAATGCAGTAcag CTTCTTTGGGTTAACCTTATCATGGATACACTTGGAGCCCTAGCATTGGCTACTGAACCACCAACAGATCACCTGATGCAAAGGCCCCCAGTTGGTCGAAG AGAACCACTTATAACTAACATAATGTGGAGGAACCTTATAATACAG GCTATCTATCAATTGAGCGTTCTGCTcgttttaaactttgaaggaaAGAATTTACTTAATTTGGAGGGGGATGATCGGAACCATGCTAACAAAGTAAAAAATACACTGATTTTCAATTCTTTTGTCCTTTGTCAG ATCTTTAATGAATTTAATGCTCGAAAGCCAGATGAAAAGAATATTTTCAGAGGTATTACTAAAAACCATATTTTCATGGGTATAGTGACACTAACCATCGTACTTCAG ATAATCATCATTGAGTTTCTTGGGAAGTTTGCGAAAACTGTCAAGCTCAACTGGAAACAGTGGGTCATCTCAGTTGTTATTGGTCTTATCAG TTGGCCCCTTGCCTTTATTGGGAAATTTATTCCTGTACCAGATACTCCGATCAGTAACTTGTTCAAAAGAAGACGTATACCAAGAAATTCTCAAT CAATCAACTAA
- the LOC123200298 gene encoding calcium-transporting ATPase 8, plasma membrane-type-like isoform X4, producing the protein MDNIVRESSTDMEAATCFSDEDKNPFIITRTKDATIERLRRWRQAALVLNASRRFRYTLDLKKEEEKKESLRKIRAHVEALRAAFRFKEGVLPGNGESPQFSLVPNGDFPIGQEQLTSLTRDHNISALQQCGGVKGLSDLLKTNLEKGINGDDADLLKRRNVFGSNTYPKKKGRSFWMFLWDAWQDLTLIILMVAAVASLALGIKTEGIKEGWYDGASIGFAVILVIVVTAISDYRQSLQFQNLNEEKQNIHMEVIRGSRRIEASIYDIVVGDVVPLNIGDQVPADGIVISAHSFYIDESSMTGESKIVHKDSKDPFLMSGCKVADGNGVMLVTSVGTNTEWGMLMASISEDTGEETPLQVRLNGVATFIGIVGLTVAFIVLVVLLARYFSGHTKNEGGITQFKAGRTSVGDAADGAIKILTIAVTIVVVAVPEGLPLAVTLTLAYSMRKMMADKALVRRLSACETMGSATTICSDKTGTLTLNQMTVVEAYVGEKKIDSLDGNQLPPMLTSLLIEGIAQNTTGSIYVPAGDADVEVSGSPTERAILYWGIKLGMNFEAVRSESSVIHVFPFNSQRKRGGVALQLPNSEVHIHWKGAAEIVLASCTQYIDSNDCLVAMDEEKVNFFKNAIEDMASRSLRCVAIAYTKYDRQSVPVDEEQLSQWVLPEDDLVLLAIVGLKDPCRPNVKDAVQLCQIAGVKVRMVTGDNIKTARAIALECGILTSEMDATEPNIIEGKYFRALSVAQREEIAEKISVMGRSSPSDKLLLVQALRKRGHVVAVTGDGTNDAPALHEADIGLAMGIQGTEVAKESADIIILDDNFASVVKVVRWGRSVYANIQKFIQFQLTVNAAALIINFVAAVSSGDVPLNAVQLLWVNLIMDTLGALALATEPPTDHLMQRPPVGRREPLITNIMWRNLIIQAIYQLSVLLVLNFEGKNLLNLEGDDRNHANKVKNTLIFNSFVLCQIFNEFNARKPDEKNIFRGITKNHIFMGIVTLTIVLQIIIIEFLGKFAKTVKLNWKQWVISVVIGLISWPLAFIGKFIPVPDTPISNLFKRRRIPRNSQSIN; encoded by the exons ATGGATAACATAGTAAGGGAATCGTCTACTGACATGGAGGCAGCTACGTGTTTCTCTGATGAAGACAAAAATCCTTTCATCATCACTAGAACTAAGGACGCTACCATCGAACGGCTCAGGCGTTGGAGA CAAGCAGCCCTTGTGTTAAATGCCTCTCGTCGATTCCGGTACACATTGGATCTTAAGAAggaagaggagaagaaagaatCATTGAGGAAAATTAGAGCACATGTGGAAGCCTTACGA GCTGCATTTCGCTTCAAAGAAGGTGTTCTACCAGGCAATG GTGAATCACCGCAATTTTCTTTAGTTCCTAATGGTGATTTTCCAATTGGGCAAGAACAACTTACTTCATTGACAAGGGATCATAATATTTCGGCCCTACAGCAATGCGGGGGG GTTAAAGGGCTATCTGAtttgttaaaaacaaatttagagAAGGGAATTAATGGTGATGATGCAGACTTGCTGAAACGAAGGAATGTATTTGGATCAAACACTTATCCCAAGAAAAAGGGAAGAAGTTTTTGg ATGTTCCTCTGGGATGCATGGCAAGATCTGACTTTGATCATATTGATGGTAGCTGCGGTGGCTTCTTTGGCACTTGGCATAAAGACAGAG GGTATTAAGGAAGGATGGTATGATGGAGCGAGCATTGGCTTTGCAGTTATTCTAGTTATTGTTGTGACAG CTATAAGTGATTATCGACAATCTCTTCAATTCCAAAACCTTAATGAGGAGAAGCAAAACATACATATGGAG GTCATTAGAGGCAGTAGAAGAATAGAAGCCTCAATATATGATATCGTTGTTGGTGATGTTGTGCCCCTCAACATTGGTGATCAG GTCCCTGCTGATGGAATTGTAATTTCTGCTCACTCGTTTTACATTGATGAATCTAGCATGACTGGAGAGAGCAAGATT GTTCACAAGGACTCGAAGGATCCATTTCTGATGTCTGGCTGCAAGGTTGCAGATGGCAATGGTGTCATGCTT GTAACCAGTGTTGGGACTAATACTGAATGGGGAATGCTCATGGCTAGCATTTCAGAGGACACTGGTGAAGAAACACCTCTGCAG GTACGCCTAAATGGGGTTGCAACTTTTATTGGGATTGTTGGGCTCACAGTGGCTTTCATAGTCTTGGTTGTCCTTTTAGCTAG ATACTTTTCTGGCCATACCAAAAATGAAGGTGGAATCACTCAGTTTAAAGCAGGAAGGACCAGTGTTGGTGATGCAGCAGATGGAGCCATTAAAATTTTGACTATTGCC GTGACTATTGTTGTAGTTGCAGTTCCTGAAGGGCTTCCCCTGGCTGTTACCTTAAC ACTTGCCTATTCAATGAGGAAAATGATGGCAGACAAAGCGCTG GTGAGAAGGCTTTCTGCCTGTGAGACAATGGGCTCAGCCACAACTATTTGCAGTGATAAGACCGGAACTCTAACTTTGAATCAG ATGACAGTTGTTGAAGCTTATGTTGGTGAGAAGAAAATCGATTCTCTGGATGGCAATCAGTTGCCTCCTATGCTGACCTCATTACTTATTGAAGGCATTGCACAAAATACAACTGGCAGTATCTATGTGCCTGCA GGTGATGCAGATGTAGAGGTTTCTGGATCACCAACAGAAAGAGCAATTCTTTATTGGGGAATTAAG CTTGGGATGAACTTTGAAGCTGTTAGATCTGAGTCTTCTGTTATTCATGTTTTCCCATTCAACTCTCAGAGAAAACGGGGTGGAGTTGCATTGCAATTG CCTAATTCTGAAGTTCACATACACTGGAAAGGAGCTGCTGAAATAGTTTTGGCCTCGTGCACTCAGTACATTGACTCAAATGATTGTTTGGTAGCCATGGATGAAGAAAAG GTGAACTTTTTTAAGAATGCTATTGAAGATATGGCTTCTCGTAGTTTACGTTGTGTTGCAATTGCGTATACAAAATATGATAGACAAAGTGTTCCAGTGGATGAGGAGCAACTTTCTCAGTGGGTATTGCCGGAAGATGACCTTGTTTTGCTGGCTATTGTGGGTTTAAAG GATCCATGTCGTCCCAATGTCAAAGATGCAGTGCAACTATGCCAGATTGCTGGCGtaaag GTGCGCATGGTGACAGGTGATAATATTAAAACTGCAAGAGCAATTGCTTTGGAAtgtggaatattaacttcagaGATGGATGCTACCGAACCTAATATTATTGAGGGAAAATATTTTCGTGCCTTGTCAGTTGcacaaagagaagaaattgCTGAGAAGATTTCA GTAATGGGACGTTCTTCTCCCAGTGATAAACTACTACTTGTGCAAGCATTGAGAAAGAGGGGACATGTTGTTGCTGTAACTGGAGATGGTACTAATGATGCTCCTGCACTACATGAG GCAGATATCGGTCTTGCAATGGGTATTCAAGGGACAGAAGTCGCCAAGGAGAGCGCAGATATCATTATCTTGGATGATAATTTTGCTTCAGTTGTGAAG GTCGTGAGATGGGGCCGGTCAGTCTATGCAAATATCCAGAAATTCATCCAGTTTCAGCTTACTGTTAATGCCGCAgctcttattattaatttcgtGGCTGCAGTTTCCTCAGGTGATGTTCCCCTAAATGCAGTAcag CTTCTTTGGGTTAACCTTATCATGGATACACTTGGAGCCCTAGCATTGGCTACTGAACCACCAACAGATCACCTGATGCAAAGGCCCCCAGTTGGTCGAAG AGAACCACTTATAACTAACATAATGTGGAGGAACCTTATAATACAG GCTATCTATCAATTGAGCGTTCTGCTcgttttaaactttgaaggaaAGAATTTACTTAATTTGGAGGGGGATGATCGGAACCATGCTAACAAAGTAAAAAATACACTGATTTTCAATTCTTTTGTCCTTTGTCAG ATCTTTAATGAATTTAATGCTCGAAAGCCAGATGAAAAGAATATTTTCAGAGGTATTACTAAAAACCATATTTTCATGGGTATAGTGACACTAACCATCGTACTTCAG ATAATCATCATTGAGTTTCTTGGGAAGTTTGCGAAAACTGTCAAGCTCAACTGGAAACAGTGGGTCATCTCAGTTGTTATTGGTCTTATCAG TTGGCCCCTTGCCTTTATTGGGAAATTTATTCCTGTACCAGATACTCCGATCAGTAACTTGTTCAAAAGAAGACGTATACCAAGAAATTCTCAAT CAATCAACTAA